ACAGGACGTAGCCGAAGACGAGCCCGAGGAAGATGGCGATACGGGAGAAGAAGCCGCGCAGGCAGACCACGGCCAGGCCGGTGAACAGCATCACCAGCAGGGCCGTCCACTGGTCCTGCGGCCAGTAGGTCGACGCGGTGACGGGCGCCAGGTTGAAGCCGATTAGCATCACGACGGCGCCGGTCACCACGGGAGGCATCGCCGCGTGGATGATCCGCGCGCCGAACCGCTGCACCACGAGCCCCACCAGGAACAGCACGGCACCGACCACCAGGACCGCGCCGGTCACGGTGGCACTGCTGCCCCCACTGGCCCGGATCGTCGCGGCCACACCCACGAAGGAGAGCGAGCAGCCCAGATAGCTCGGCACCCTGCCCTTCGTCGCCAGGAGGAAGATGGCGGTGGCGACACCGGACATCATGATCGCGAGGTTCGGGTCGAGGCCCATCAGGACGGGCGCCACGAAGGACGCGCCGAACATGGCCACCACGTGCTGGGCGCCGAGCCCGAACGTCCGGGGCCAGGACAGCCGCTCGTCGGGGCGTACGACAGCCCCTGGTGCGGGGGTCTTCCCGTCGCCGTGCAAGGTCCAGCGCACGCCGAGGCCGCCCATGGTCGCTCCCTGATTGGTGTGTGCGGTGCGCCCTGGGGGTCCACCCGCGGAAAAGATCAGAGCCATGGTAGTGCCGTCGGCCGGTGCACTCGCGCGCGGGCCCGCCGGGAGCGGAACCGGGCACGGTCCCGCTCCCGGCCGGCCGCCGTCAGCTGTCAGCCGTCCGTCGTGCTCCTGGTCGGCGACGGCAGCGCCATGCCACCCTCCGCGACCTTGCGGTCGCCCGCCCGCAGCACTCCCGCGCCCAGGACCAGCCCGAACGCCAGCACCGTCACCAGGCCGAACGACACGAGCAGCGAGGTCGCCTCGGCCAGTGAACCGATCGCGGACGGTGCGATGAGCCCGGAGGTGTACGTGATGGTGGCGACGCCCGCGATGGCCCTGCTCGGGTTCGTGCCGCTGCGTCCGGCCGCGGCGAACGCCAGCGGCACGACCACCGCCACTCCGAGGCCCAGCAGGCCGAAGCCGCAGAGCGCCAGGGCCGGACCGGACGACAGGACCACGAGCAGTCCGCCGATCGTGGCCAGGACGCCTCCGACGCGTACGGTGCGCACCGCTCCGAACCGGTCGACGACCTTGTCGCCGGCGATCCGGGCGATGGCCATCATGAGGGCGAACGCCGTGGTCGACGCCGCGGCGAGCCCGGCCGAACTGCCCATGACGTCGCGGAGGTAGACCGCCGACCAGTCCATGCTGGCCCCCTCGGCGAAAACCGCGCAGAAGCCCACCGCTCCGATGACCAGCGCGGACTTCGGCGGAAGGGTGAAGCGCGGCGGCGGCTCCTCGTCGGGCTCGCTGCGCAGGTCCAGGACGCCCTGGCAGGCCACCAGGCCGAGCGCCGTCAGCACCAGGGCTGCCAGGGCGTGGTGCAGCCGCGCGTCGGACCCGATGTGCGCGGCGACCGTGCCGGCCACCGAACCGACCAGGGCGCCCACGCTCCACATGCCGTGCAGCCCGGACATGATCGACCGGTCGAGCCGGTTCTCCACCTCGACGCCGAGGGCGTTCATCGCCACGTCCGACATGCCGGCGGTCGCCCCGTAGACGAACAGTGCCAGGCAGAGCGTGAGCAGATTCGGGGCGAGGGCGGGCAGGACCAGTGCCAGTGTCCAGAGCGCCAGCAGACCCCGCAGGGCCGTCCGGGCACCGAAGCGGTGGCTGACGCTGCCGGCCAGCGGCATGGCCAGGGAGGCCCCGATGGCGGGGAAGGCGAGCGCGAGACCGAGCTGGCCCGCGCTCACCGAGGCGTGGTCCTGGATCCACGGCACCCGGGTCGCGAAACTGCCGGTCACCGCACCGTGCACGGCGAAGACGGCGGCGACCGCGTATCTGGCCCGCCTGATCTGCTCCGTGCCGAAGACCGGGACAGTCGAGTCCTTCGTCATACGCCGTGCCCTCCCCTGATGAATTGCGGCAGACCGGTGCCCCGGCGCCTGTCGTGCGGTGCGGGCCGTAAACTATCAGGAACCCTGCCTGATAAATAACCCCCTATGGCGGCGGACCGTCAGAGGTCTGGAAGGATTCCGGCATGCCCGCATCCCCGAGCACCGCCCGGGCCATCAACGACCGGCTCGCCCTGCGACTCCTCCAGCAGGACGGCCCGCTGACGGCCACTCAGCTGAAGACCCTGACGGGCCTGTCCCGCCCCACGGTCGCCGATCTGGTGGACCGGCTTCAGGACGCCGGCCTGGTCCGGGTGGTCGGGGAGAGCGGATCGGACCGCCGGGGCCCCAACGCCCGGCTGTACGGGATCGTCGCCGACCGTGCGCACCTGGCCGCCCTCGACGTGCGTACGGACAGCGTCGCCGTCGCCGTCGCGGACCTGCTCGGCGTCACCCTCGCCGAGGCGACCCTGCCGATCGGCAGCGACACCGGCACGCGGTTCGCCGTCGAGCGGGCCGTGGGGATGCTGGAGCGCACCGCCCGCACCGCGGGCACGGCCCCGCTGCACAGCGTCGGCATCGGCGCCCCCGGCCTGATCGACCCGGTCACCGGCGAGCTCAGGAACACCGCGGGGCTCCCCGCCTGGCACGGGGGGCTGGTCAGGGAACTCCAGCAGCGCCTGGACGCCACCGTCCTCGTGGAGAACGAGACCAACCTCGCCGCCGTCGCCGAACACCGCATCGGAGCCGCCCAGGACCGCGACACCTTCGTCCTGCTCTGGCTCGGCCACGGCATCGGCGCCGCCGTCATGCTCGACGGGAAGCTGCGACGCGGCGCCTCGGGCGGCGCCGGGGAGATCGGGTTCCTGCCGGTGCCCGGAACCTCGGGCGTCCCCTCGTCGGTCAACTGCGAGGGGGGATTCCACTCCCTGGTGGGCTCGGCCGCCGTCTGCGAGCTGGCGGCCCACCACGGCATCAAGCCATGGGGCCCCTCTGTGGAGGGGGCACAGGAACAGGACCCCGCGGCCGCGTTCGCTGTCCGGGCCGCGCTGCGTGCCGACGATGCGGACGCCGACGCCTTCCTCGGGGCGCTCGCCGACCGTCTCGCGCTCGGAGCCGCCGCCGTGGTGTCCGTGGTCGACCCCGGCTGCCTGGTCCTGGCAGGCGAGGTCGGCCGCGCCGGCGGCGACGCGCTCGCCGCGCGGGTGGAGGAGCGACTGGCGCGGATGTCTCCGCTGCGCACGGAGGTCAGGGCCGGGATGCTGGGGGGCGGGGCGGTCCTGCGCGGCGCGCTGTTCGCGGCCCGGGATGCGGCCCAGGACGCCCTCTTCGCCCCTGGAGGGTGAAGGCGACCCGCGGTGCGGGCGAGGGCGGCCTGTCCGGTCAGGTGGCGGGGGTGCAGGATGAGCCGACATCCTGCAGGACAAGTCCCCACGGGCGTCGATCTCCAGTCCAGTGAAGCTGTGGGGAGCGAGGGAGGGGACGGGGTTCTCCGGTCACCGGGCAGGAGTGGTCGGTCCTGTGCAGCTTGATCCTTGTGCCTGGCAGCGGAACGGGCGCTCTGCTCGTCCGGCGGACATTGGCCTCCGTGTCCGGTGAGAGGAACTCGCTACCTTCGTCACGACACGAGGCGCTCAATGGCATGCGCGAGTGATCTGTAACCAGTTCTGACGGCTTCCGAAGAGCCGGAACTTGGCATCAGGACAGCTGGGAGATGGGCGACGCGCCACATGCGAAATGCTGTGCGATCTGCACCGGATTCACGGATTCCAGCCACAGTGCAGGCTCTCTGAATTGCTTCAGCAATCAGTTCGGAGGCCAGTGTCGCAGGCTGTTTACTGGCAACGGCTGCGCCGACCAATGCATGTATGAGCCGAACCAATTGCAGGTCGCCGCCCGCGCCCAGCATTCGACGCACAGCGTCAGGCGTCTCAATGTCCGGAGAATATTTCTCAATTCCTCCGGACCACAGGAGCAGGGATGGTGCAGTAACTTCGTGATCGGCGTGCCAACCCAACTCATCGACGAGAGTCATCGTTGATTCGTGGAAACTTCCGACCGTCCGCGTGATGTGTAGAATGCGGTTCAAGTCGTTTTGGTTTCGATTGGCGAAGTTTCCGACCGAGACGCGATTAAGTGGCAAATTATCGACAGAGTTGGCTGCAGCGCCGATTTCGACGATTCCTCCCAAAGGGCCGAAGATTTCACGAGCCAGTGATGTTTCTGATTTTTCTATATCGTCATTCATTTGCTCTCTCCTGGAGGAGATCCATGAAGCGCTGGACAATCGCATCTCGCTGCGGCGGGGAGGTTGGAAACCGGAGAGGCGTGTATGCCTTACTCTTCCGGATGAAAAAGATCGCTCGGATCTCGAAGCTCGCATCCCGGCCCCCGATTCCCGAAGCTCAAGCGTAGGGCCACTCCTCCGATGGAACGCGGCCGGAATGGTGTGCGTGCGGCTGGGTGGGTGGTTACGGTGCCCGGCTGGGACGAGCCGGGGGCGTTGCCTTCCGGGGCCGCTGTTGTCGGTACGGCGGCGCCTTGAAGAGCCGTCCCTCGCTGATTGGTTGTACGCGATAGGCCGGGGCGCGTACGTACGTGGGACGGGCGGTGGCGATGACGCAGGACGGGCTGAGTGCGGACGCGGGCGCGGGGGAGGGTGAGCAGCTCTCGCCGGAGACGCAGCCGGAGGGGAAGCCGGAAAACGGGGTTGCGGTCGCGTTCGGGAAGCAGTTGAAGTTGCTGCGGTTGCGGGCGGGGCTGGACCGGGCGGAGTTTGGTAAACGAGTGGGCTATGCGGCGCAGTCGGTGGCCTCGTTCGAGCAGGGGCGCCGGATTCCGCAGCCGTAGTTCATTGACAAGGCAGACCAGGTGCTGGACGCCAGTGGATTGCTGGTGGCGTTGAAGGAGGAGGTGGCGCGATCGCAGTACCCGCCGTTCTTCCGGGATATGGCGCGTTTGGAGGCCGAGGCGGTAACCCTTCATGTGTACGCAACCATGGCTGTGCCGGGCTTGTTGCAAACCGAGGATTACGCACGCGCGGTGTTTGTCATGAGGCGGCCACTTCTCGACGAGGAGACGATCGAGCAACGCGTACCGGCACGCCTGGCGCGGCAGGCCATCTCCTCCCGGAGAACTGATGCCGACCCTGAGCTTCGTGATCGAGGAGTCTGTGTTGCGGCGCCCTCCTGCATACGGGGACTACTCGCCCGTTCTCTCCTAGCGGCGGATCCTTCGCCATGCGGCCCGGCGCGCGCCGCGGTCCAGTTGGGACCGGAAGCTTTTGTCAGGGCCGAGGTGCCGGCCCGCCCTGTCCCGGCGGTCGCCTCGATGTGGTCGCCCCCGGAGTCGGCGAGGGCCCTTGCCGTCGTCGGCCTCGTCGTTGACAGTCGCCGCCCGCTCTCGTCGATGCGGTCTTCGGACACGCTGATCGTCGACTGCGCACAGGCCGGAGACATGGGTGCCGCTCGGGAAGCGGGTGCGAGCACTCTGTCGGGGCGGGCTGCACCGGGGGGAGCGCCTTCCGCGGGGACGTCCTGCCCTTGTGTCCGGACGTCCGACACGATCGTTCTTCGCCTGCGGGCGCTACGGGGCGGCCCGACTCGGCTGACCCCGACGCGGTGCGGGCGTAGACCTGGTCCGGTCCCCGGAGCCGCAGCCGCAGCCGTGCCTGTGAGTCGTCCCACAGTGACCACCCGTTCGGATCACTGCCTGCCGTGGCACAATGACCATGTACCAGCAGCAGCGCACTCCGGGGTCGGTGTAATTCCGAACCGGCGGTTATAGTCCGCGACCCGTCCGCATCCAGCGGCCGGTTGACCAGGTGAGATTCCTGGACCGACGGTGAAAGTCCGGATGGGAGGCAGTGCGCGGCGGGCCGTCACAGGTACGCCGCCGTAGGCGGATGTGTCCGGGAGATCCCGGGACCACCACATCCTGTCCTCGGTCTCCGGCGTTCCCCTGTTGCGTTCCGCTTCATCTGTCGTCATCGACAGGCCCCGGAGTCCGTGCCCGAAGAGGCAGGAGGACCCGGTGGCAACCGCAGCCGAAACAGACGCCATGCGGCGGGCGATCACGCTCGCGGCCCGCGGACTCGGCGCCACCAGCCCGAACCCCGTCGTCGGATGCGTCATCCTCGACGCCGCCGGGGAACAGGCCGGCGAAGGCTTCCACCAGCGCGCCGGCGGGCCGCACGCCGAGATCCACGCCCTGCGCGCGGCCGGCGAGCGGGCCCGGGGCGGCACCGCCCTCGTCACCCTCGAACCCTGTAACCACACAGGACGCACCGGACCGTGCGCCCAGGCGCTCGTCGACGCCGGCGTCCGCCGGGTCGTCTACGCGGTGGGCGACCCGAATCCGCAGGCCACCGGCGGTGCCGACACCCTGCGCGCCGCGGGCGTCCAGGTGGAGCAGGGCCTCCTCGCCGACGAGGCGGAGACCGGCAACACCGCCTGGCTCACCTCGGTCCGACTCGGCCGCCCGTACGTCCTCTGGAAGTACGCCGCGACCCTCGACGGCCGGATCGCCGCCGCCGACGCCACCAGCCGCTGGATCACCTCCCCCGAGGCCCGCGCCGACGTCCACCGTCTGCGGGCCGAGGCCGACGCAGTGGTGGTCGGCTCCGGCACCGCCCGGGCCGACGACCCCCAGTTGGGCGCACGCGGCATCGAGGGTGCCACCCAGCCGCTCCGCGTGGTGGTCGACACCGGCGCCACCGCCGTCCGGCCAGGAGCACGCGTGCTCGACGGGTCCGCGCCCACCCTGGTCGCGGTCGCCGCCGACGCCGAGGCCGGCCACCTCCCCGAGGAGGCCGTGCTGCGCCTCCCGCGCGCGGCCGCCGGGCCGGGCCTCGACGTCGACGCCCTGCTCGCGGCCCTCCACGCCCGGGGAATCCGCTCCGTACTCCTCGAAGGCGGCCCGGTCCTGGCCGGCTCCTTCGTCGCCGCGGGGGCGGTCGACACCGTCGTCGGCTACCTCGCTCCGGTACTCCTCGGCTCGGGCCCCGCCGCCCTCGCCGATGCCGGAATCTCCACCATCTCCCAGGCGTTGCGCCTCGATGTGACCGAGACCGTCCGTATCGGCCCCGATCTGCGCATCACCGCCGCCCCCGTTCCTGCTCGGAAGGGAAACTGAGTGTTCACCGGAATTGTCGAAGAACTGGGTGAGGTCACAGCCGTCGAGAAGCTCGACGACGCCTCCCGTTTCCGACTGCGCGGGCCCGTGGTGACCGAGGGCGCCAAGCACGGCGACTCCATCGCGGTCAACGGCGTCTGCCTCACCGTCGTGGACCTCGGGGAGAACGAGTTCACCGCCGACGTCATGGCCGAGACGCTGGACCGCTCCAGCCTCGGTGCACTGGCCCCCGGCTCCCGGGTCAACCTGGAGCGCCCGATGGCCCTCGGCGGACGCCTCGGCGGCCACATCGTCCAGGGCCACGTGGACGGCACCGGCCACATCGTCGAGCGCAAGGTCTCCGAGAACTGGGAGCTCGTCACGGTCTCCCTGCCCGCCGGTCTGACCCGCTACGTGGTGGAGAAGGGCTCGATCACCGTCGACGGCGTGAGCCTGACCGTCGTCGACGCGGGACCCGACTTCTTCACGATCAGCCTGATCCCCACCACCCTCGCCCTGACCACGCTCGGCATCAAGGAGCCCGGCGACCCGGTCAACCTCGAGGTGGACGTCCTCGCGAAGTACGTCGAACGGCTGCTCGCCCACGGTGACGCCCCCGGAGCCGGGGAGCCGGTCGCATGAACGCCCTGCACTGGCTGAACTCGGAGGCCTTCAGCGCTTTCGGGCAGCACATCATCTGGTCCGACATGATCGGCAACACGGTCGGCCTGTTCGCCCTGGCCCTCGGCTGGCTCCGGTCGGTCTGGACCTGGCCCGCCCAGCTCCTGTCCGGCGTCGTCCTGATCGCCGCCAACGTCTCCGTGCAGCAGGCGGGCAGCGTCGGCAAGCAGCTGATCGTCGTTGCCGTCGCCGTCTGGGGCTGGCAGCAGTGGACCCGCGGCAGGAAGCAGGCGCAGGACGGGTCCATCGCCGTGCGCTTCGCCACCTGGCGCGAACGCGGATACCTGCTGGGCGGCGCCGCGCTGGGAACCCTCGCGGTCGGCGGGCTGTTCACGGCCTTCCCGTCGCTCTCCTGGAGCCCGTGGGCCGACGCCTACATCTTCGCCGGAACCCTCGTGGCGATGATCGCCCAGGCGCGCGGCATGGTCGAGTTCTGGTTCGCCTGGCTGCTCGTCGACCTCGTCGGCGTACCGCTCAACTTCCACAGCGGACTCGCCTTCTCCGGTCTCATCTACGTCGTCTACGGCGCCCTCGTCCTGTGGGGCATGCGCGACTGGTGGCTGCGTACGCGGACACCCGCTCTGGAAGGAGCCACGGTATGACTGCCCAGCCCACCTGGTTGCACGGCCGGACCCTCGAAGACCTCTCGCTGGACCCCGTCGAACAGGCGATCCGCGACATCGCCGCCGGGCGGCCCGTCGTGGTCGTCGACGACGAGGACCGGGAGAACGAGGGCGACCTCGTCATCGCCGCCGAGAAGGCGACCCCCGAGATCATCGCCTTCATGATGAGTGAGTGCCGCGGTCTGATCTGCGCCCCCATGGAGGACGAGGAGCTGGAACGCCTCGAACTCCCGCAGATGGTCACGCACAACACCGAGTCGATGAAGACCGCCTTCACCGTTTCGGTGGACGCCTCCGCCGAGCACGGGGTGACCACCGGGATCTCCGCCGCCGACCGGGCCACCACGCTCAGGATGCTGGCGGGCGGCAGGGCCGTCCCCGGCGACTTCGTACGCCCCGGCCACGTCTTCCCGCTCCGCGCCCGTTCCGGCGGTGTCCTCGTCCGCAACGGCCACACCGAGGCCGCAGTCGACCTGGCCCGGCTCGCCGGGCTGCGTCCCGCCGGAGCCATCGTCGAGATCGCCGGCGAGGACGGAGTGATGCTGCGGCTGCCCGAGCTCGTCCCCTTCGCCCGCAAGCACGGCCTCACGATCATCTCCATCGAGGACCTGATCGCCTACCGCCGCAGCGCCGAGCCCACGGTGCGCCGCGAGGCCGAGGTCCGGCTGCCCACGAGCTTCGGCGCGTTCACCGCGTACGGCTACCGCTCCGTCGTCGACGGCGTCGAGCACGTCGCTCTCGTCCACGGCGACATCGGTGACGGCCAGGACGTCCTCGTCCGGGTGCACTCCGAATGCCTGACCGGCGACATCTTCCAGTCCCAGCGCTGCGACTGCGGGCCCCAGCTGCACACCTCCATGGAACGCATCACGGCCGAGGGCCGAGGGGTCGTCGTCTACCTGCGCGGCCACGAGGGCCGCGGCATCGGACTGCTGTCCAAGCTGCGCGCGTACGAACTCCAGGAGCGCGGCTCCGACACCCTCGACGCCAACCTGGAACTCGGCCTGCCGGCCGACGCCCGGGACTATGCGGCGGGCGCCCAGATCCTGAGCGACCTCGGTGTGCGGACCCTGCGCCTGATGACGAACAACCCGGACAAGACCGCCGCGCTCGTGCGGTACGGACTCGAGATCACCGGACGCGAACCGATGCCCGTCCAGGCCGGGGAGCACAACCTGCGGTACCTGCGCACCAAGCGGGACCGGATGGGGCACGACCTGCCCTGGCTCGACGCCACCGCGTCCGCCTGCGGCAACCAGTAACCACCACACACGCACACGCGAACACACAGGAGAGACATGAGCGGCAAGGGCGCACCCGAACTGTCCGTACGCAACTGCGGAGACCTCCGGGTGGCGGTGATCGCGGCCCAGTGGCACGAGAAGGTCATGGACGGACTCGTCGACGGGGCCCTGCGCGCCCTGCACGACCTCGGGATCGACGAGCCCACGCTGCTCCGGGTCCCCGGCAGCTTCGAGCTCCCGGTCGTGGCCAAGGTGCTCGCCGGCCGCGGCTACGACGCGATCGTCGCCCTCGGAGTGATCATCCGCGGCGGCACCCCGCACTTCGAATACGTGTCCCAGGGCGTCACCAACGGGCTGACCCAGGTCACGGTCGACACCGGGGTCCCCGTCGGCTTCGGCGTGCTCACCTGTGACAACGAGGAACAGGCCCTGGACCGGGCCGGACTCGAGGGCTCCCACGAGGACAAGGGGCACGAGGCCGTCACCGCCGCCGTGGCCACCGCCGCCACACTGCGCACCGTCAGCGAACCCTGGCGCTGAGCGGCACTCCGGGACCCCGTATTCTAAGGACCATCATGGCCAACAAAACCTTCGAAGAGCTCTTCGCCGAGCTCCAGCTCAAGGCCGCCGACGGCGACCCCTCCACCTCCCGCACCGCCGAGCTGGTGGGCAAGGGCGTGCATGCCATCGGCAAGAAGGTCGTCGAGGAGGCCGCCGAGGTCTGGATGGCCGCCGAATACGAGGGCAAGGAAGCCGCAGCCGAGGAGATCTCCCAGCTGCTCTACCACGTCCAGGTGATGATGGTCGCCCGCGGGATCTCCCTCGACGACGTCTACGCCCACCTCTGAGCACACCCCCCGCACATCCCGGAACTCCCTCCGCACAAAGGAAACCTGACCTCATGCTGCGCATCGCCGTCCCCAACAAGGGTGCAATCTCCGGGCCTGCGATGGCGATGCTCCATGAGGCGGGCTACCGGCAGCGCAAGGAGTCCAAGGAACTGGTCCTCGTCGACCCCACGAACGAGGTCGAGTTCTTCTACCTGAGGCCCCGCGACATCGCGATCTACGTCAGCTCGGGTCGGCTGGACATCGGCATCACCGGCCGTGACCTGCTGCTGGACTCCGGCGCCGAGGCCGAGGAGATCCTCCAGCTCGGCTTCGCACGGTCCACCTTCCGCTACGCCACGAAGCCCGGCACGGCCGCCGGCCCCAAGGACTTCACCGGCATGACGATCGCCACGTCCTACGAGGGCATCGTGGCGAAGCACCTCGCCGACGAGGGCGTCGACGCCTCCGTCGTGCACCTCGACGGCGCCGTCGAGACCGCCATCGAGCTCGGCGTCGCGCAGGTCATCGCCGACGTCGTCGAGACCGGCACCAGCATGCGCAACGCGGGCCTGGAGATCATCGGCGAGCCGATCATGAAGTCGGAAGCCGTGGTGATCCGCCGCAAGGGCGCCCCCGAGGACGACCCCAAGGTGCAGCAGTTCCTGCGCCGTCTGCAGGGCGTCCTGGTGGCGCGCAGCTACGTGATGATGGACTACGACTGCCGGGTCGAGCACCTGGAGCGCGCGGTCGCACTCACCCCCGGGCTGGAGTCGCCGACCATCTCCCCGCTGCACCACGAGGGCTGGGTCGCCGTCCGCTCCATGGTCGCCTCGAAGGAGGCCCAGCGGATCATGGACGACCTCTACGAGCTGGGTGCGCGCGCCATCCTCACGACGGCCATCCACGCCTGCCGCCTCTGACGGCAGCCACGCCCGCCGCCTCCGAGGGTCCATCCACCCCTGCCGACGGCTTCCGACAGCCGTCGACCCCGCCGACGGCTTCCGGCGGCCGGCCCACGAGCACAGCTAAGGACGTCAGCGCCGCCATGTCCGCTCCCGCACCCCGGGCTCCCGAACTCCCCGCCCTTCCGGCCACCTTCAGGCCCACCCTCACCCGGGTGGT
The DNA window shown above is from Streptomyces sp. Alt3 and carries:
- a CDS encoding nicotinamide mononucleotide transporter family protein, which produces MNALHWLNSEAFSAFGQHIIWSDMIGNTVGLFALALGWLRSVWTWPAQLLSGVVLIAANVSVQQAGSVGKQLIVVAVAVWGWQQWTRGRKQAQDGSIAVRFATWRERGYLLGGAALGTLAVGGLFTAFPSLSWSPWADAYIFAGTLVAMIAQARGMVEFWFAWLLVDLVGVPLNFHSGLAFSGLIYVVYGALVLWGMRDWWLRTRTPALEGATV
- a CDS encoding riboflavin synthase; translation: MFTGIVEELGEVTAVEKLDDASRFRLRGPVVTEGAKHGDSIAVNGVCLTVVDLGENEFTADVMAETLDRSSLGALAPGSRVNLERPMALGGRLGGHIVQGHVDGTGHIVERKVSENWELVTVSLPAGLTRYVVEKGSITVDGVSLTVVDAGPDFFTISLIPTTLALTTLGIKEPGDPVNLEVDVLAKYVERLLAHGDAPGAGEPVA
- a CDS encoding ROK family transcriptional regulator, with protein sequence MPASPSTARAINDRLALRLLQQDGPLTATQLKTLTGLSRPTVADLVDRLQDAGLVRVVGESGSDRRGPNARLYGIVADRAHLAALDVRTDSVAVAVADLLGVTLAEATLPIGSDTGTRFAVERAVGMLERTARTAGTAPLHSVGIGAPGLIDPVTGELRNTAGLPAWHGGLVRELQQRLDATVLVENETNLAAVAEHRIGAAQDRDTFVLLWLGHGIGAAVMLDGKLRRGASGGAGEIGFLPVPGTSGVPSSVNCEGGFHSLVGSAAVCELAAHHGIKPWGPSVEGAQEQDPAAAFAVRAALRADDADADAFLGALADRLALGAAAVVSVVDPGCLVLAGEVGRAGGDALAARVEERLARMSPLRTEVRAGMLGGGAVLRGALFAARDAAQDALFAPGG
- a CDS encoding bifunctional 3,4-dihydroxy-2-butanone-4-phosphate synthase/GTP cyclohydrolase II, with the protein product MTAQPTWLHGRTLEDLSLDPVEQAIRDIAAGRPVVVVDDEDRENEGDLVIAAEKATPEIIAFMMSECRGLICAPMEDEELERLELPQMVTHNTESMKTAFTVSVDASAEHGVTTGISAADRATTLRMLAGGRAVPGDFVRPGHVFPLRARSGGVLVRNGHTEAAVDLARLAGLRPAGAIVEIAGEDGVMLRLPELVPFARKHGLTIISIEDLIAYRRSAEPTVRREAEVRLPTSFGAFTAYGYRSVVDGVEHVALVHGDIGDGQDVLVRVHSECLTGDIFQSQRCDCGPQLHTSMERITAEGRGVVVYLRGHEGRGIGLLSKLRAYELQERGSDTLDANLELGLPADARDYAAGAQILSDLGVRTLRLMTNNPDKTAALVRYGLEITGREPMPVQAGEHNLRYLRTKRDRMGHDLPWLDATASACGNQ
- a CDS encoding MFS transporter, which codes for MTKDSTVPVFGTEQIRRARYAVAAVFAVHGAVTGSFATRVPWIQDHASVSAGQLGLALAFPAIGASLAMPLAGSVSHRFGARTALRGLLALWTLALVLPALAPNLLTLCLALFVYGATAGMSDVAMNALGVEVENRLDRSIMSGLHGMWSVGALVGSVAGTVAAHIGSDARLHHALAALVLTALGLVACQGVLDLRSEPDEEPPPRFTLPPKSALVIGAVGFCAVFAEGASMDWSAVYLRDVMGSSAGLAAASTTAFALMMAIARIAGDKVVDRFGAVRTVRVGGVLATIGGLLVVLSSGPALALCGFGLLGLGVAVVVPLAFAAAGRSGTNPSRAIAGVATITYTSGLIAPSAIGSLAEATSLLVSFGLVTVLAFGLVLGAGVLRAGDRKVAEGGMALPSPTRSTTDG
- the ribD gene encoding bifunctional diaminohydroxyphosphoribosylaminopyrimidine deaminase/5-amino-6-(5-phosphoribosylamino)uracil reductase RibD, whose translation is MATAAETDAMRRAITLAARGLGATSPNPVVGCVILDAAGEQAGEGFHQRAGGPHAEIHALRAAGERARGGTALVTLEPCNHTGRTGPCAQALVDAGVRRVVYAVGDPNPQATGGADTLRAAGVQVEQGLLADEAETGNTAWLTSVRLGRPYVLWKYAATLDGRIAAADATSRWITSPEARADVHRLRAEADAVVVGSGTARADDPQLGARGIEGATQPLRVVVDTGATAVRPGARVLDGSAPTLVAVAADAEAGHLPEEAVLRLPRAAAGPGLDVDALLAALHARGIRSVLLEGGPVLAGSFVAAGAVDTVVGYLAPVLLGSGPAALADAGISTISQALRLDVTETVRIGPDLRITAAPVPARKGN
- a CDS encoding phosphoribosyl-ATP diphosphatase, producing the protein MANKTFEELFAELQLKAADGDPSTSRTAELVGKGVHAIGKKVVEEAAEVWMAAEYEGKEAAAEEISQLLYHVQVMMVARGISLDDVYAHL
- the hisG gene encoding ATP phosphoribosyltransferase is translated as MLRIAVPNKGAISGPAMAMLHEAGYRQRKESKELVLVDPTNEVEFFYLRPRDIAIYVSSGRLDIGITGRDLLLDSGAEAEEILQLGFARSTFRYATKPGTAAGPKDFTGMTIATSYEGIVAKHLADEGVDASVVHLDGAVETAIELGVAQVIADVVETGTSMRNAGLEIIGEPIMKSEAVVIRRKGAPEDDPKVQQFLRRLQGVLVARSYVMMDYDCRVEHLERAVALTPGLESPTISPLHHEGWVAVRSMVASKEAQRIMDDLYELGARAILTTAIHACRL
- the ribH gene encoding 6,7-dimethyl-8-ribityllumazine synthase gives rise to the protein MSGKGAPELSVRNCGDLRVAVIAAQWHEKVMDGLVDGALRALHDLGIDEPTLLRVPGSFELPVVAKVLAGRGYDAIVALGVIIRGGTPHFEYVSQGVTNGLTQVTVDTGVPVGFGVLTCDNEEQALDRAGLEGSHEDKGHEAVTAAVATAATLRTVSEPWR